From one Humulus lupulus chromosome 8, drHumLupu1.1, whole genome shotgun sequence genomic stretch:
- the LOC133794800 gene encoding uncharacterized protein LOC133794800 isoform X2, translated as MNIGDSMSAVSIPRSPAVLTLNATNHKQWIENITMNLTFMKVDLALRIDAPSKPADDATEKDKKSYEDWEHSNRCCLMLMRYHMDESIRDSIPKSENAKDFLAAIKEKYKKFSKNEKNEHLNMLHHTVYDGSGDIRAHIDKLMGHYHKLKAMDMDLGEDYMVWLVMENIPSQFDSIRSSYNAQKEQWTVGEMSAILAKEEEDMRKGRARSISMVTNPNNPHKRKFTSNNSSDQKHPKKKANHPKGNGQASSSSTGHKNEFFKGKCNFCQCFGHKKADCRKLKAHLEKKGSDKPKKTE; from the exons atgaacattggagactcaatgtcag ctgtaagcattcctagatctcctgccgtcttgacgctgaatgcaaccaaccacaagcagtggattgaaaatatcacgatgaacttgaccttcatgaaagtggacttggccttgagaattgatgcaccatctaagcctgctgatgatgctactgagaaggataagaaatcttacgaggactgggaacactccaatcgttgttgcttgatgcttatgagatatcacatggatgaatccattcgtgatagtattcccaagtctgaaaatgcaaaggattttcttgctgccattaaggaaaagtataagaaattctcaaagaatgagaagaatgaacacttgaacatgctgcatcacactgtttacgatggttcaggtgacatcagggctcacattgacaagctcatgggccactatcataaacttaaggccatggatatggaccttggtgaggattacatggtgtggttagtgatggagaacattccatctcagtttgattcaatcagatcaagctacaatgctcagaaggagcaatggactgttggggagatgtctgctattcttgccaaggaagaggaggacatgagaaaaggtagggcaagaagtatctccatggtgacgaacccaaacaatcctcacaagagaaagttcacttCCAACAACTCTAGTGACCAAAAGCATCCTAAGAAGAAAGCCAACCATCCTAAAGGAAATGGGCAAGCTAGCTCATCTTCAActggtcataagaatgagtttttcaaagggaagtgCAACTTTTGTCAATGCTTTGGGCATAAGAAAGCTGATTGTCGAAAGCTCAAAGCTCACTTAGAGAAGAAAG gcagtgaCAAACCGAAGAAGACCGAGTAG
- the LOC133794800 gene encoding uncharacterized protein LOC133794800 isoform X1, whose protein sequence is MVYHNMYLIVIALVSHSAVSIPRSPAVLTLNATNHKQWIENITMNLTFMKVDLALRIDAPSKPADDATEKDKKSYEDWEHSNRCCLMLMRYHMDESIRDSIPKSENAKDFLAAIKEKYKKFSKNEKNEHLNMLHHTVYDGSGDIRAHIDKLMGHYHKLKAMDMDLGEDYMVWLVMENIPSQFDSIRSSYNAQKEQWTVGEMSAILAKEEEDMRKGRARSISMVTNPNNPHKRKFTSNNSSDQKHPKKKANHPKGNGQASSSSTGHKNEFFKGKCNFCQCFGHKKADCRKLKAHLEKKGSDKPKKTE, encoded by the exons atggtttatcataacatgtatttaatagttattgctcttgtttctcattcagctgtaagcattcctagatctcctgccgtcttgacgctgaatgcaaccaaccacaagcagtggattgaaaatatcacgatgaacttgaccttcatgaaagtggacttggccttgagaattgatgcaccatctaagcctgctgatgatgctactgagaaggataagaaatcttacgaggactgggaacactccaatcgttgttgcttgatgcttatgagatatcacatggatgaatccattcgtgatagtattcccaagtctgaaaatgcaaaggattttcttgctgccattaaggaaaagtataagaaattctcaaagaatgagaagaatgaacacttgaacatgctgcatcacactgtttacgatggttcaggtgacatcagggctcacattgacaagctcatgggccactatcataaacttaaggccatggatatggaccttggtgaggattacatggtgtggttagtgatggagaacattccatctcagtttgattcaatcagatcaagctacaatgctcagaaggagcaatggactgttggggagatgtctgctattcttgccaaggaagaggaggacatgagaaaaggtagggcaagaagtatctccatggtgacgaacccaaacaatcctcacaagagaaagttcacttCCAACAACTCTAGTGACCAAAAGCATCCTAAGAAGAAAGCCAACCATCCTAAAGGAAATGGGCAAGCTAGCTCATCTTCAActggtcataagaatgagtttttcaaagggaagtgCAACTTTTGTCAATGCTTTGGGCATAAGAAAGCTGATTGTCGAAAGCTCAAAGCTCACTTAGAGAAGAAAG gcagtgaCAAACCGAAGAAGACCGAGTAG